The Enterobacteriaceae endosymbiont of Donacia simplex DNA segment TACAAGATGTTAGTTTTATAGTAGAAAGATTTACCACATATGATAAACATAATATACATATAAGTACTGTAAAGGAGTATCCAAAAGGCACTTATTCTGCATTTATTACTAGTTCATCTTATGGATCTGCTTTATTTAAAGTAAAAATTGGTGATAAAATAATTAAAGATATTAATGATACAGTTGAATTTATTGCACCTTCTGTAGATAATATGGTATTAAAAATTGATTCTAAAAATCTTACTGCAAAAGTTAATGAATCAATTAAATTATTAATAATAGTTTATGATAAACATGGTAAAAAATTAAAATTTTCTGATGTTGAGATAAAAAATGTTATGGCAGTAGATCAACATGGAGAAGTTAGAAAAGATAGTGGTGAAATTCATATTGAAGACATTACTCATAAAAAATCTTATGATGGTAAATATTTTTTCTTAATAACAGATGAAAATGGGGAATTAAGACTTAAAATATCTGATCCTCATGGTATTGGAGTTAGAACTTATTTTAAAATTATTGCAAATAATTATGTTTCAAAAAAGATAGATTTAATTTTTACAGTACCTACAAGTCCTAAAACTATTTTAGCAAAAATGTATGGTCATATGCCTGATTTTATACTTTTTAATGGCATGAAGTTTAAAAGACCTACTTTAAGTATTGAACGTCTTGGAGATCAAGTAAATCATAATTTAAATGAAGATTGGACAAAATTTACTTGGTTTAATGCAGACGCATTTTGTAAATCACAAAATGCTCGATTACCAACAAAAGATGAGTTAATAGATTTTTATAATGCTCATCCAGGAGATGATTTAATTAGTAATTATGGATGGCCTATAGTTGAAAAATCTTTTAGCATGTTTTGGACTTCAACTCCTAAAATAAATATGTATTTTCCCGATCCATTACATTATCATGTTGATTTTATTACAGGTAAAATAGATCAAGGTATTGTAGGTAATATTTTCCCTTTTATTTGTGTTGATGATAATTAGTCATAAATATATAAAAAATTTTAGTAAAATAAAAAAAAATATTTTATTTTTTTTCTAAAACTAAAAAATTAGTTTGATTATTTATTTTATTTGTTATGTTATTTTTTACAATTTTTAATTTATAAAATTTAGCTGAAATTTTATTTCCTATAGCTGCAAAATTTTTTGAAGAATTCTTTTTAATAAATTTCATTGCAAATGAAGAACTAGAACAATATTTTATCCCCCATTTAGGGAATTTATTAATAAATAAACTACATTGTTTAAATGGTTCAGGATGACTAAAAACTGTTTTTATTTCACATAAAACTATATTTTCTTTATTAGTTACTAAACAATGTTTTATAGGTAACGTAATTTTTTTTTTTATACGTAAAAAAAAAATATTACTTTTTAATAATGTTAAAACATCTTTTATTACCCCTGTATAATTATTATATATAGGTATAATAGCAAAATTAATAATTCCAATTTTTACGTATAAAAAAATTTCATTGAAATTTTGACAACTTATATTAATAAGAGTTTTTTTAAAAAAACTCTTATTAATATAAGTTAATGTAGCTAAATGAGAATAGCTTCCTTTTGGACCTAAAAACGCAATACTTTTATAATATTTTTTTATAAATTTTTCTTTTATAAAATTTTGAATATCATAATTAATAATAATGTTATTATTTTTGTCAGAATAAATATTATTTTTAATAATTTTTAACATGTTAAAATAGAAAAAATTAATTTTTTCTATTTTAACATAAATAAAAAAAATTAAAATTATTTTTTTATAATATGAACAATATCATTTTCATCTATCCAACATTTCCACCCAGTTGCCAAAGATACTTCATATAACGATTTTTTTAAAATTTGTCTAAATTTCCATAACATTAATATATGACTTCCACATAGTTCTTTTAAAGTCTTTACTTTATAAGGTAGAGGGGTATTATTATGAGAACAAAAAAAACAATGAATCCATTGTGATAATTGTTTACCTTTTAGTTTTCTCCTTTCTTTTAAAGAAATTGCTGTCCACATAGAATCTATAAAAAAAGAAATTATATTTTTATTTAATAAAATAATATTTTTTTTTGTTTTATCATTTCTATACCATTCATGTAATAAATGACCTATATAAAAATAATCATTATAATTTATTTCTATACTACAAATAGACAATCTTATTAAAGATGATTTAAGCCACTCATAATCTTTTTTCCCTGTTTTTCTATCTATTGACTTTAAAAAAGAATAAGTAGAAAAAATTACTTTCTCTCCTAAAGGGACCTTAGTAAATAAATATAAACATTCTAACCATACATCTAAATCAGCTTGATCTAAACTTTCACCTGTAAAACGTATAAAAAAACCATTTAATGATGTTTTTAAGACATTTTTTTCATATTTTCTATTCCCTTTTTTTATTATTCCAAAAAGAGAACTACGTAGTATAATATTTGGTATAGCCCTTTTATTTTTTGAAATATTAGGAAAATATTTTCTTATATTAAAACTACTTTTTTCTATATATTTAATTGATTTACAACAAAATATACTATTTTTTGTTTCTTTCTTCTTTTTTAAAATGTTACTTTTCTTAATTAATAAGTTAATTCTATTGTAAAATAATTTTTTACGCATTTGAAGTTAAAACAAAATTTATATTTTACACACAAAAAATTTATTATTTTCTTTATATTTATTTTTTATGTTTTTATATTTTTTATATTTTGATTAATCAAATAATTATTCAAAATAAATATTCAATAAAAAAATGTTATTTTAATAAAAATGAATATTTTATTCCCCGTTTATTTTTTTCTATACTAATAAAATATCAATTTAGAATACAAAAATGATTTTTAAAAACTAAATTTTTTTATTTAATTTTAATTTATATTTTACTCACCCTTTGGAAAAACCTTAAAATAAACAAATTATCTAATATAAATAAATTATTTAACTCTACTATATTATTTTATTATTTAAAGTTTATGAATGTTTAATTACTTTTTTTTATTTTAAATTTCATTATCAATGAAATAAATATTATTTAATTAAATTTATCTCAT contains these protein-coding regions:
- a CDS encoding prephenate dehydratase domain-containing protein, giving the protein MLKIIKNNIYSDKNNNIIINYDIQNFIKEKFIKKYYKSIAFLGPKGSYSHLATLTYINKSFFKKTLINISCQNFNEIFLYVKIGIINFAIIPIYNNYTGVIKDVLTLLKSNIFFLRIKKKITLPIKHCLVTNKENIVLCEIKTVFSHPEPFKQCSLFINKFPKWGIKYCSSSSFAMKFIKKNSSKNFAAIGNKISAKFYKLKIVKNNITNKINNQTNFLVLEKK
- the trfA gene encoding plasmid replication initiator TrfA, yielding MRKKLFYNRINLLIKKSNILKKKKETKNSIFCCKSIKYIEKSSFNIRKYFPNISKNKRAIPNIILRSSLFGIIKKGNRKYEKNVLKTSLNGFFIRFTGESLDQADLDVWLECLYLFTKVPLGEKVIFSTYSFLKSIDRKTGKKDYEWLKSSLIRLSICSIEINYNDYFYIGHLLHEWYRNDKTKKNIILLNKNIISFFIDSMWTAISLKERRKLKGKQLSQWIHCFFCSHNNTPLPYKVKTLKELCGSHILMLWKFRQILKKSLYEVSLATGWKCWIDENDIVHIIKK